A single window of Nitrospinota bacterium DNA harbors:
- a CDS encoding HD domain-containing protein has translation MRAISHYGATFILLSLYGGEVCSFIEGLHLPVWMLVLGVPIFSAMALRPVLTKNMVDSAPFHLQARRQLMVDGGLYVACGAMILIFNAAMYGFPASSGVKVIMGFAALGFFASLDLALERELDISRHFSRNQMALPLAGRKIFPLTARFSIVAVGSVILVFSVIFLVIAKDLEALAKPNPFDLGHQRFSTLEELGFICAVVAAEMVNLIYSYTRNLDHFFSAQNGTLTAVANGERRIKTPVSTLDEFGVMGEYTNRMIDALRESDQLLQLTRDVTIHSMATLAETRDNETGAHILRTQRYVQALAIELKQSGGHMSGPLTDDYIDLLFKSAPLHDIGKVGIPDAILLKPGKLTEEEFTIMKTHATLGEEALRIAEERLGTNSFLHIAREIAGGHHERWDGSGYPRRLGGESIPLPARLMAVADVYDALISKRVYKPAFSHEEARRLILEGDGTQFDPAIIQVFLAVEVKFKEIAAEYSDHQ, from the coding sequence ATGCGGGCTATCAGCCATTACGGAGCCACGTTTATTCTTCTGTCGCTGTATGGCGGCGAAGTCTGCTCGTTCATCGAGGGGCTTCACCTGCCGGTCTGGATGCTGGTTTTGGGCGTCCCTATCTTTTCCGCCATGGCCCTCAGGCCCGTGTTGACGAAAAATATGGTGGATAGCGCCCCATTCCATTTGCAGGCAAGGCGTCAACTGATGGTGGATGGCGGCTTGTATGTGGCGTGCGGGGCGATGATCCTGATTTTCAACGCGGCGATGTATGGATTCCCGGCCAGCAGCGGCGTCAAGGTGATAATGGGATTCGCCGCCCTTGGCTTCTTCGCCTCTTTGGACCTTGCGCTGGAAAGGGAACTGGACATCTCCAGGCATTTTTCACGGAACCAGATGGCATTGCCGTTGGCCGGCAGAAAAATATTCCCGTTGACAGCCCGGTTTTCCATCGTCGCCGTTGGTTCCGTGATACTGGTGTTTTCGGTGATTTTCCTTGTCATTGCCAAAGACCTGGAAGCGCTCGCCAAACCCAACCCGTTCGACCTTGGCCATCAACGTTTTTCCACCCTTGAGGAGCTTGGGTTCATCTGCGCGGTGGTGGCGGCGGAGATGGTGAACCTGATCTATTCATACACCAGGAACCTGGACCACTTTTTCTCCGCGCAAAACGGGACGCTGACGGCGGTTGCCAACGGGGAGAGGCGGATCAAGACCCCGGTTAGCACACTGGATGAATTCGGCGTCATGGGCGAGTACACCAACCGCATGATCGACGCCTTGCGTGAAAGCGACCAGCTTTTGCAGTTGACGCGCGATGTGACCATCCATTCCATGGCCACACTGGCGGAGACGAGGGACAACGAGACGGGGGCGCATATCCTGCGCACCCAGCGCTATGTGCAGGCATTGGCGATAGAGTTGAAACAAAGCGGCGGGCACATGAGCGGGCCTCTTACCGATGATTATATTGACCTGCTTTTCAAAAGCGCCCCGCTTCATGATATCGGCAAGGTGGGAATCCCCGACGCGATATTGCTAAAACCGGGCAAGCTCACCGAGGAAGAATTCACCATCATGAAGACCCATGCAACGCTTGGCGAGGAAGCGCTGAGGATCGCGGAGGAGCGGCTTGGCACGAATTCATTTTTACATATCGCCCGGGAAATAGCGGGAGGCCATCATGAACGGTGGGACGGGAGCGGGTATCCAAGGAGATTGGGTGGAGAATCCATACCCCTGCCCGCGCGCCTGATGGCTGTGGCCGACGTTTATGACGCGCTCATCAGTAAACGGGTGTACAAACCTGCATTCAGCCACGAAGAGGCCAGGCGGCTGATACTGGAGGGGGACGGGACCCAGTTCGACCCGGCGATCATCCAGGTGTTTCTTGCCGTGGAAGTGAAGTTCAAGGAAATAGCGGCGGAATATTCGGACCATCAATGA
- a CDS encoding CBS domain-containing protein, with amino-acid sequence MIVITTHLHADFDCVASMAAAAKLYPGAVAVFPGSQEKNVRDFLVQSEFPLHHHRLKGFDFKQVKTVVVVDAASLARLGAFGGLAGKAGVEFHVYDHHPSAQSDIPAARAVTLERGSTTTIMMEILRERNIAITPLEATLFALGIYEDTGSLTFASTRPEDFEAAAWLLRQGADLNVVSDYMSRELSAEQVDALNSLLKNIEVRQIAGQTVAMASASVERYIGDVASLATKIMDIENLNALVTLMGMEGRIHMVARSRVKEVNAGTLAENMGGGGHATAASATIKEMTMAQAAAKVWEAYSIAVERQATAGEIMIERVITVKSKDMVEEAEKLMTRYDINNMPVMEGEKVAGLITRQIVEKAIHHGMARHTAGEFMINEFETVNPGSPAHVLEEIILNRRQKQAPVVDGKSGKLVGIISRGMLLNKLYGDMLKNQPKTGAWTHRVAPSTRDVSKLMEDRLPPVVMRAIHVITDLANKNGCTAHMAGGFVRDLLLRIPNTDLDIVIEGDGMDFARKLAERIHGRARTHEKFKTAVVVSPEGMKIDVATARIEYYTHPAALPTVEMSAIRQDLYRRDFSINAMAIRLNGPKPNALLDFFGGQADIKEKLVRVLHNLSFVEDPTRAFRAVRFESRYGFTIGKQTLSLLRHAVSHQLFNRLSGSRLFAELKAILNERRPSASIKRMRELGLIKFIHHSLSFTAESERLMEAADDVLAWHDLAFPRKPAKAWFVRLMALFEELPDEEVLRLKETFPTARSVMDEVVENRLFAAGVIAEIVRKGEPSPSRTHYLLAHVSDEALLYLAAKAQDTRVMNCVIKYLGELKNVKPLVTGDDLIKSGHTPSARMGALLRDIFAAQLDGKIKTREEAMRMGGG; translated from the coding sequence TTGATCGTTATCACGACCCATCTGCACGCCGATTTCGACTGCGTGGCATCCATGGCCGCGGCGGCGAAACTGTATCCGGGGGCGGTGGCCGTTTTTCCCGGATCGCAGGAAAAGAATGTGCGCGACTTTCTGGTCCAGTCCGAATTTCCCCTCCATCATCACCGGCTGAAAGGTTTTGACTTTAAACAGGTGAAAACGGTTGTGGTGGTGGACGCGGCAAGCCTTGCGCGGCTCGGCGCGTTTGGCGGCCTTGCCGGAAAGGCAGGGGTGGAGTTCCACGTTTACGACCACCATCCCTCCGCCCAGTCGGACATCCCCGCGGCCAGGGCCGTAACGCTGGAACGGGGCTCCACCACCACGATAATGATGGAGATATTGCGGGAACGCAACATCGCCATAACCCCGCTTGAGGCCACGCTTTTCGCGCTGGGGATATACGAGGATACAGGGTCGCTGACTTTCGCATCCACCCGGCCGGAGGATTTCGAGGCGGCGGCGTGGCTTTTGCGGCAGGGGGCGGACCTTAACGTCGTCTCCGATTACATGAGCCGGGAGCTTTCCGCCGAACAGGTGGACGCGCTAAACTCCCTGCTGAAAAACATCGAGGTCCGCCAGATCGCCGGCCAGACGGTGGCCATGGCCTCCGCCAGCGTGGAGCGGTACATCGGCGACGTGGCTTCGCTGGCAACCAAGATAATGGACATAGAAAATCTCAACGCCCTTGTCACCCTGATGGGGATGGAAGGGCGGATACACATGGTGGCGCGAAGCAGGGTGAAGGAAGTGAACGCCGGGACCCTGGCCGAGAACATGGGGGGGGGCGGGCACGCCACGGCCGCATCCGCCACCATCAAGGAGATGACCATGGCCCAGGCGGCGGCCAAGGTGTGGGAAGCGTATTCCATCGCCGTGGAACGGCAGGCCACGGCGGGGGAGATAATGATTGAGCGGGTGATCACAGTAAAATCGAAGGACATGGTGGAGGAAGCGGAAAAGCTGATGACCCGCTATGACATAAACAACATGCCGGTGATGGAGGGAGAGAAGGTCGCCGGGCTTATCACGCGCCAGATAGTGGAGAAGGCGATCCACCACGGCATGGCGCGCCACACGGCCGGGGAGTTCATGATAAACGAGTTTGAGACGGTCAATCCCGGTTCCCCCGCCCATGTGCTCGAGGAGATAATCCTGAACCGGCGCCAGAAACAGGCCCCGGTGGTGGACGGCAAGTCCGGCAAACTTGTGGGGATCATCTCCCGTGGGATGCTGCTAAACAAGCTTTACGGGGACATGCTCAAAAACCAGCCAAAGACCGGCGCATGGACCCACCGGGTGGCGCCCTCCACCCGCGACGTGTCCAAGCTGATGGAGGACAGGCTCCCCCCCGTGGTCATGCGGGCCATTCACGTGATCACCGACCTTGCCAACAAGAACGGATGCACGGCGCACATGGCCGGCGGATTCGTGCGCGACCTGCTTTTGCGCATCCCCAACACAGACCTGGACATCGTGATAGAAGGGGACGGGATGGACTTCGCCCGCAAGCTGGCCGAAAGGATCCACGGCCGCGCCCGCACGCACGAGAAGTTCAAGACCGCCGTGGTCGTCTCGCCGGAAGGGATGAAAATTGACGTGGCCACCGCCCGCATAGAGTATTACACCCACCCGGCGGCGCTCCCCACCGTGGAGATGAGCGCCATCCGGCAGGATCTGTACCGGCGCGATTTTTCCATCAACGCAATGGCCATCAGGCTCAACGGCCCCAAGCCCAACGCATTGCTCGATTTTTTCGGCGGCCAGGCGGACATAAAGGAAAAGCTCGTCCGGGTGCTTCACAACTTAAGCTTCGTGGAAGACCCCACCCGCGCATTCCGCGCCGTCCGGTTCGAAAGCAGGTACGGCTTCACCATCGGTAAACAAACGCTGTCGCTTCTGCGCCACGCAGTGAGCCACCAGTTGTTCAATCGGCTGTCCGGCAGCCGCCTTTTCGCCGAGTTGAAGGCGATATTGAACGAGCGCCGCCCGTCGGCCTCCATCAAAAGGATGCGCGAGCTGGGGTTGATCAAGTTCATCCACCACTCCCTTTCCTTCACCGCCGAATCGGAACGGCTGATGGAAGCGGCGGACGACGTGCTGGCCTGGCACGATCTGGCGTTTCCCCGCAAACCTGCCAAGGCGTGGTTCGTGCGATTGATGGCCCTGTTCGAGGAGTTGCCGGACGAGGAAGTGCTGCGGCTGAAGGAAACGTTCCCCACGGCGCGCAGTGTGATGGACGAAGTGGTGGAGAACAGGCTTTTCGCCGCCGGAGTTATCGCTGAAATAGTGAGAAAAGGGGAGCCATCGCCGTCGCGGACCCATTACTTGCTCGCCCACGTAAGTGACGAGGCGCTTTTATACCTTGCCGCCAAGGCCCAGGACACCCGCGTGATGAACTGCGTCATCAAGTACCTTGGCGAACTGAAAAACGTGAAACCGCTTGTCACCGGCGACGACCTGATAAAGAGCGGCCACACCCCTTCGGCCCGGATGGGGGCGTTATTGCGCGATATTTTCGCGGCTCAACTGGACGGGAAGATCAAGACAAGGGAAGAGGCGATGAGGATGGGGGGAGGGTGA
- a CDS encoding ATP-grasp domain-containing protein — translation MSGEFNILITAASRRVAMIRGFTQALEDLGVAGRVLVCDSDRLSPGLRFADKFHLVPLSSEPEYIPTLLEICRKENIKLVVPTIDEELPVFGKHKKDFAAIGVTALVSDERVGLICNDKYKTSLFFAENGFPFAKTMLPEQLDFKSVKYPLFIKPRSGRGSVDAYPVKNEEELKFFLNYVHNPVVQNFLTGKEYTIDVLAGLDGRIIHVVPRERIVIRSGVSDRARTRKDEKLMNLCAKICGTLGVVGPVNIQCKIDNGKTTFFEINPRFSGAIQLTTAAGADFFRLIVQDAMGLKPEPAIGDFKDNFLMISYEESIFESNGVKKLPAVEKMKAGG, via the coding sequence ATGTCCGGCGAATTCAACATACTAATCACTGCCGCGTCCAGACGCGTGGCCATGATCCGCGGTTTCACCCAGGCGCTCGAAGATTTGGGTGTCGCCGGGCGAGTGCTTGTGTGCGATTCGGACAGGCTTTCCCCCGGTCTTCGTTTTGCCGACAAATTCCACCTTGTACCGCTGTCCAGCGAGCCTGAATATATACCAACCCTCCTTGAAATCTGCCGGAAAGAGAACATCAAGCTTGTCGTACCGACCATAGACGAGGAACTGCCGGTCTTCGGCAAGCACAAAAAGGATTTTGCGGCCATCGGTGTGACGGCGCTGGTCTCGGATGAGCGGGTGGGGCTGATCTGCAACGACAAATACAAGACCTCGCTCTTCTTCGCCGAAAACGGGTTTCCATTCGCCAAGACTATGCTCCCCGAGCAGTTGGACTTTAAATCGGTTAAGTATCCACTGTTCATAAAACCGAGGAGCGGCCGGGGCTCCGTGGACGCGTATCCCGTGAAGAACGAGGAAGAACTGAAGTTCTTCCTGAACTATGTGCATAACCCCGTGGTGCAGAATTTCCTGACCGGCAAGGAATACACGATAGACGTGTTGGCGGGACTGGACGGACGGATAATCCACGTGGTCCCCCGCGAACGCATCGTCATCCGTTCCGGCGTTTCCGACCGGGCGCGCACCCGCAAGGACGAAAAGCTTATGAACCTGTGCGCGAAAATCTGCGGGACCCTCGGCGTTGTCGGCCCTGTGAACATCCAATGCAAGATAGACAACGGCAAGACCACCTTTTTCGAGATAAACCCCCGCTTCTCCGGCGCCATCCAGTTGACCACGGCCGCCGGGGCGGACTTTTTCCGCCTTATCGTGCAGGACGCCATGGGCTTAAAACCAGAGCCAGCCATCGGGGATTTCAAGGACAACTTCCTGATGATAAGCTATGAAGAAAGCATCTTCGAGTCCAACGGGGTCAAGAAACTCCCTGCGGTGGAGAAAATGAAAGCGGGAGGGTAG
- a CDS encoding NYN domain-containing protein, with product MANLIYQKVGVFIDAENVELSGYNIFGGRTNYALLIEELGNREITRIIYYKPIHKTISDDFRRFWTGLGGEIKQPIKNADAWLTIDAVTLSEKLDVVALIGGDKDYLPLIWYLKNRGCKVEVWSYPETASDMIKDAADLFVPMDDRFTIPDKPHQGRGRHVMKK from the coding sequence ATGGCCAATCTGATATACCAGAAAGTGGGCGTTTTCATTGACGCGGAAAACGTGGAGCTTTCCGGCTACAATATTTTTGGCGGGAGGACCAACTACGCCCTTCTTATAGAAGAGCTGGGAAACAGGGAAATCACCCGCATTATCTATTACAAGCCCATACATAAAACGATAAGCGACGATTTCCGGCGTTTCTGGACCGGGCTTGGCGGCGAGATAAAACAGCCGATAAAAAACGCCGACGCCTGGCTGACCATCGACGCTGTGACCCTTTCCGAAAAGCTGGACGTGGTGGCGCTCATCGGCGGGGACAAGGATTATCTCCCCCTTATCTGGTACCTGAAAAACAGGGGATGCAAGGTGGAGGTGTGGAGCTATCCGGAGACCGCCTCGGACATGATAAAGGACGCCGCGGATCTTTTCGTCCCCATGGACGACAGGTTCACCATACCCGACAAGCCCCACCAAGGCAGGGGCAGGCACGTGATGAAAAAATGA
- a CDS encoding glycosyltransferase, which translates to MKSAAPGNIVMFTDFHRGSYAVIGALYRLSLERLGVAVTEVKTPQTQKERKAAAAAFRGGRIIHNTIGPCFAPVDGAFNIAAPFHEWSEYPEQWAERLNRFDEVWVSSRHIKLTLRKSGVTVPVEIAPPALDLEPIPPKSRWAASAPFRFLACGEAHFRKGFHLLMEGFMKAFPKPGAANLTIKTSKGCKWKSPRKDINIVPANMPRGELLSMYRSCDVFVSASLGEGLGLPVAEAIMALTPVAANYWGGHKDILAKGSFFEIPHKAVDQLFCSRPDYFSPGQKCAYSSPEAIAGTLLKAVKSSPASRRKMAMEARRMLVSNYGAKTALKKLKARLGL; encoded by the coding sequence ATGAAAAGCGCCGCCCCCGGAAACATCGTGATGTTCACCGATTTCCACCGGGGCAGCTACGCTGTGATCGGCGCGCTGTACAGGCTTTCGCTGGAAAGGCTGGGAGTGGCGGTCACCGAAGTAAAAACACCCCAGACGCAAAAAGAGCGTAAGGCTGCGGCGGCCGCGTTCCGTGGCGGGCGGATAATACATAATACTATAGGGCCATGTTTCGCCCCCGTGGATGGGGCGTTCAACATAGCGGCTCCTTTCCATGAATGGAGCGAATACCCGGAGCAATGGGCGGAGCGGCTGAACCGGTTTGACGAGGTGTGGGTGTCAAGCCGTCATATCAAACTCACGCTCAGAAAAAGCGGCGTAACCGTTCCCGTGGAAATAGCCCCCCCGGCGCTGGACTTGGAGCCGATCCCCCCGAAAAGCAGGTGGGCAGCTTCAGCGCCGTTCCGGTTCCTGGCGTGCGGCGAGGCGCATTTTCGCAAGGGATTTCACCTGTTGATGGAGGGGTTCATGAAAGCCTTTCCCAAACCTGGCGCGGCAAACCTTACCATAAAAACGTCGAAAGGGTGCAAGTGGAAATCCCCCCGAAAGGACATAAATATTGTTCCCGCCAACATGCCGCGCGGCGAACTTCTTTCAATGTACCGCTCCTGCGATGTTTTCGTGAGCGCAAGCCTCGGCGAGGGGCTCGGATTGCCGGTGGCGGAGGCGATCATGGCCTTAACGCCGGTGGCGGCCAATTACTGGGGGGGACACAAGGATATCCTTGCCAAAGGCTCCTTTTTTGAAATCCCCCACAAGGCGGTGGACCAGCTTTTCTGTTCCAGGCCGGATTATTTTTCCCCAGGCCAGAAATGCGCCTATTCCAGCCCGGAGGCGATAGCCGGAACACTCCTTAAGGCCGTAAAATCCAGTCCCGCCTCGCGCCGGAAAATGGCGATGGAGGCAAGGCGGATGCTGGTCTCAAACTATGGCGCAAAAACGGCGTTAAAGAAGCTTAAGGCCAGGCTGGGGCTTTAA
- a CDS encoding phosphomannose isomerase type II C-terminal cupin domain, protein MDSPAKEGDRPWGHYEVLLDTDTHKVKRIIVQPGKRISLQKHTRRSEHWVVVNGEAKVTLDGRTVYLQPHHSIDIPCQAVHRIECVGNEPLVFVEVQMGDYFGEDDIIRIDDDFGRHA, encoded by the coding sequence ATGGATTCTCCTGCAAAAGAAGGCGACAGGCCCTGGGGGCATTATGAAGTGTTGCTGGACACCGACACCCACAAGGTCAAAAGGATAATCGTCCAGCCTGGCAAGCGTATCAGCCTGCAGAAACATACCCGCCGTTCGGAGCATTGGGTCGTTGTGAACGGCGAGGCGAAAGTGACACTTGACGGACGGACCGTTTACCTCCAGCCCCATCATTCCATAGACATTCCATGCCAGGCGGTGCACAGGATAGAATGCGTTGGAAACGAACCGCTGGTGTTCGTGGAGGTGCAGATGGGGGACTATTTCGGCGAGGACGACATCATCCGCATAGACGACGATTTCGGGCGGCATGCCTGA
- a CDS encoding rod shape-determining protein gives MFSSDLAMDLGTANTLVIKKGHGIVLREPSVVAVHSETKQVLAVGSEAKKMLGRTPGNIVATRPLKDGVIANFEVCEAMIRYFIQKAHNRRSMVRPRIVIGVPSGITQVEKRAVRDAALSAGAREVYLIEEPMAAAIGVGLPISEASGNMILDIGGGTTEVAVISLSGIVYSRSVRVAGDEMDEAIVNFIKRKYNLLIGERTAEEIKMTIGSAFPLEKPQTMEIKGRDLMAGIPKTLLINDTEIREALAEPVATVVETVKIALERTPPELAADIVDKGIVLAGGGSLLQGLDNLLREETGLPIIVAEDPLSAVAMGAGKALEDMDLLRKVSI, from the coding sequence ATGTTCTCGTCCGACCTGGCGATGGACCTGGGGACGGCGAACACCCTAGTCATTAAAAAAGGGCACGGCATAGTGTTAAGGGAACCGTCGGTGGTGGCGGTTCATTCGGAGACCAAGCAGGTTCTTGCCGTGGGCTCCGAAGCGAAAAAAATGCTGGGGCGCACACCCGGCAACATCGTCGCCACAAGACCTTTAAAAGACGGCGTGATAGCCAACTTCGAAGTATGCGAGGCGATGATCCGCTACTTCATCCAGAAGGCCCATAACCGCCGTTCGATGGTGCGTCCCCGCATCGTCATAGGCGTTCCGTCCGGCATTACGCAGGTGGAGAAGAGGGCGGTGAGGGACGCGGCGCTGTCCGCCGGGGCCAGGGAAGTGTACCTTATCGAGGAGCCTATGGCCGCGGCCATAGGCGTGGGCCTGCCCATTTCGGAGGCCTCCGGAAACATGATACTGGATATCGGCGGCGGCACCACCGAGGTGGCGGTGATATCCCTTTCCGGCATCGTTTATTCGCGCTCGGTGCGCGTGGCCGGCGACGAGATGGACGAAGCGATAGTCAATTTCATAAAGCGCAAGTACAACCTGCTCATAGGCGAGCGGACGGCCGAGGAGATAAAGATGACCATCGGCTCGGCCTTCCCGCTGGAAAAGCCGCAGACCATGGAGATAAAAGGGCGGGACCTTATGGCGGGTATCCCGAAAACACTGCTGATAAACGACACGGAAATCCGCGAGGCCCTGGCCGAACCGGTGGCCACTGTGGTGGAGACGGTGAAGATCGCGCTGGAGCGCACTCCGCCGGAACTGGCCGCCGACATTGTGGACAAGGGGATTGTGCTTGCGGGGGGCGGCTCCCTTTTGCAGGGGCTGGACAATCTGCTGCGGGAGGAGACGGGGCTGCCCATAATCGTCGCGGAGGACCCTCTGTCCGCCGTGGCCATGGGCGCGGGCAAGGCGCTGGAGGACATGGACCTTCTGCGCAAGGTTTCCATCTGA
- the mreC gene encoding rod shape-determining protein MreC — translation MNDYLKKYQDLIILAALLAVSVSMFLSAAKGKKTLNFLERALMTATSPFQDAIGWTAESVSGVWRDYIFLVGVREDNQRLRRTLDKLAFENALILERLKSYQRLDDLLTFPSLDNVSFEAARVIGRDPSNRVRMITLNKGSRSGVGENMPVVTHRGIVGRTVSVSATQTKVLLITDVRSAVDGIAQETRDSLVAAGDNSPELEVKYLSFGAQVKEGDMVISSGLGGVFPKGLLTGTLHEIKQSSGSLFLTARLRPVEDFSRLEEALILKGPLPVNVPGEEEAK, via the coding sequence ATGAACGATTACCTGAAAAAGTACCAGGACCTGATAATTCTGGCGGCGCTTCTTGCCGTGTCCGTCTCCATGTTCCTTTCCGCCGCCAAGGGGAAAAAGACCCTCAATTTCCTCGAGAGGGCGCTTATGACCGCCACGTCCCCCTTTCAGGACGCCATCGGGTGGACCGCCGAGTCGGTCTCCGGAGTGTGGCGAGATTATATTTTTCTGGTGGGGGTCCGGGAGGACAACCAGCGGCTCCGCCGCACGCTCGACAAACTGGCGTTCGAGAACGCCCTGATATTGGAGAGGCTCAAATCTTACCAGCGGCTGGACGATCTGCTGACTTTCCCGAGCCTGGACAATGTCTCGTTCGAGGCGGCCAGGGTCATAGGCAGGGATCCTTCCAATCGGGTTAGGATGATAACCCTCAACAAAGGGAGCAGGAGCGGCGTGGGGGAAAATATGCCGGTGGTGACCCACAGGGGGATTGTCGGCAGGACTGTGAGTGTTTCGGCGACCCAGACCAAAGTGCTTTTAATCACCGATGTTCGCTCCGCCGTGGACGGCATCGCACAGGAGACGCGCGACAGCCTTGTGGCCGCCGGGGACAACTCGCCGGAGCTTGAAGTGAAGTATCTTTCGTTCGGCGCCCAGGTGAAGGAGGGGGACATGGTGATCTCCTCGGGACTTGGGGGTGTCTTTCCCAAAGGGTTGCTGACCGGCACCTTGCACGAGATAAAACAGTCCAGCGGCAGTTTGTTTCTCACGGCCAGACTCCGGCCCGTGGAGGATTTTTCTCGGCTGGAAGAGGCGCTGATACTCAAAGGCCCCTTGCCGGTGAATGTGCCAGGGGAAGAGGAGGCCAAATGA
- the mreD gene encoding rod shape-determining protein MreD, with the protein MRLLAAYGAIIFAALVIQTTAFNFTFGSPLWPDLTLIIAIHGGLRHGMSGGVRLGAAAGLAEDLLSYGATGANTLTKGLTGFIVGKLRESYINDSNMARGVLAVGATVADHIVYSLVIRTFSDYSALSGSLGALVVAIMMNLAFIFPALRMINRTVEWAGNLWKDDFGGHSKPWGAGL; encoded by the coding sequence ATGAGGCTGCTGGCGGCTTATGGCGCGATAATCTTCGCCGCCCTGGTCATTCAGACCACCGCGTTCAATTTCACGTTCGGCTCGCCCCTGTGGCCGGACCTGACGCTGATTATCGCCATCCACGGAGGCTTAAGGCACGGAATGTCCGGCGGGGTGAGGCTTGGCGCGGCGGCGGGGCTTGCCGAAGACCTCCTTTCATACGGAGCCACCGGGGCGAACACCCTCACCAAGGGGCTCACAGGCTTTATCGTCGGCAAATTGCGGGAAAGTTACATCAACGACTCGAACATGGCACGAGGCGTATTGGCGGTGGGGGCCACGGTGGCTGATCACATCGTCTATAGCCTGGTGATAAGGACGTTTTCGGACTATTCCGCGTTGAGCGGTTCATTGGGAGCGCTGGTGGTGGCCATAATGATGAACCTGGCGTTCATTTTCCCGGCGCTGCGGATGATAAACAGGACTGTGGAGTGGGCCGGGAATTTGTGGAAGGACGACTTTGGCGGGCACAGCAAGCCATGGGGAGCGGGACTTTGA
- a CDS encoding ChbG/HpnK family deacetylase produces the protein MIICADDFGLAGDINKATLDLLERGRVTAVSVMAGLENLGREDIAPLLEFSGKADIGLHLTLTDEGIPSSQFPGSIAPGGRFMSFGKLALRCYAGQVNPDDAKGDISAQYDLFISKAGRAPDFIDGHLHVQQLPGVREGLCDFIGTLPANQRPYVRNAYTPLTFAGGLHGWKRNILSIPGRGLRNMLAHKDICTNSGFEGVYNYNRFGDYPKLIESFFARLRDPNGILMIHPGLDERWRKMEYETLRGADLGHVRVNRFMRP, from the coding sequence ATGATAATCTGCGCCGACGATTTCGGCCTTGCCGGGGATATAAACAAGGCCACGCTCGACCTGCTTGAACGCGGCAGGGTCACCGCCGTGTCGGTGATGGCGGGGCTTGAAAACCTCGGCAGGGAAGACATTGCGCCGCTTCTGGAATTCTCCGGCAAGGCGGACATAGGTCTGCACCTGACTCTCACGGACGAAGGGATCCCCTCAAGCCAGTTCCCCGGCTCCATCGCCCCCGGCGGCAGGTTCATGTCTTTCGGCAAACTGGCGCTCCGGTGCTATGCGGGGCAGGTCAACCCGGACGACGCGAAGGGGGATATCTCGGCACAGTATGATTTATTTATATCTAAAGCAGGACGAGCTCCTGATTTCATAGACGGCCATCTGCACGTCCAGCAACTTCCGGGCGTCCGTGAAGGGCTGTGCGATTTTATCGGAACGCTGCCGGCAAACCAAAGGCCATACGTGCGCAACGCTTACACGCCACTTACGTTTGCTGGAGGCCTGCACGGGTGGAAACGGAACATCCTTTCCATTCCGGGCCGAGGGCTCAGGAATATGCTGGCGCACAAGGATATTTGCACCAATTCCGGATTCGAGGGAGTGTATAATTACAACCGCTTCGGTGACTACCCTAAGCTCATTGAATCGTTTTTCGCGCGGTTGCGCGATCCAAACGGGATTTTGATGATCCATCCAGGGCTCGATGAACGGTGGAGAAAGATGGAATATGAGACCCTTCGCGGCGCTGATCTTGGCCATGTGCGGGTCAACCGTTTCATGCGCCCCTAA
- a CDS encoding prepilin-type N-terminal cleavage/methylation domain-containing protein: MRTDNGFTLIELIMVIVILGVLSAVAIPKYMDLQVEARSAAAEGVLGAAASACAINYAAVQTKNPAPAPISTCDTLAAAITGSGVSIAAGSSAGECSFNVDSSAFSFSLSAETAASPCSVAKVAGKWPG, from the coding sequence ATGCGGACTGACAATGGCTTCACACTTATCGAACTGATAATGGTGATCGTGATCCTCGGCGTCCTTTCCGCCGTGGCCATACCAAAGTACATGGACCTGCAGGTGGAGGCGCGTTCCGCGGCGGCGGAGGGTGTTCTGGGGGCGGCGGCTTCGGCCTGCGCCATTAACTACGCGGCGGTGCAGACGAAGAATCCCGCTCCGGCGCCGATCTCCACATGCGACACGCTCGCGGCGGCCATCACAGGCTCCGGAGTGTCAATCGCAGCGGGCTCGTCCGCCGGGGAGTGCTCGTTTAACGTGGACAGCAGCGCCTTCTCGTTTTCGCTTTCGGCGGAGACGGCCGCTTCCCCCTGCTCTGTGGCGAAGGTGGCTGGCAAGTGGCCGGGCTAG